The nucleotide window ACCCCAATGGGAGTAAAACCATTCTGGCCCATATCAGATAAAAAAATAACAACGAAGATGTTCAAAGCAAGAAACCGAATCGCAAACACATCCTTCCTAATAATCGGTGTATTCATATTCACATCGATTATATGGCTACATATCTAACAAAACTCGTGTTATAAAATACACCACAGAAACCTTTAAACCATGAAAAAAAATTTATGAATCTATTACTATAATGAACTAATGATTTAAATGAAGTGTGTAGAGATAGTTGAGACAATGTCGAAATACTTTGAGAAACAAACAGTAATAGATTTCTTACTACTTAACAGAAAATTCGAAGGAGAAAAATACCGAGTCTGTAATGAGAAACTAATAGACGTTATCTCCATCGTTATATTATCAGCTGCAAACAACGAAGAAATGTTTCAAGACATAATCAAATGGGGAGATAAAAACAACATCGCCTCTCCAGCAACCTTTTCACGCAGAAAAAACTTCCTAATAGAACTAGGGCTGATAAAGGAAGAGAAAATAAAAGAAGGAGTAGGTAGGCCCAAATTACTTTTAAAGATAGATCGAGAAGTTTTTGAAGACACATTCGGTAAAACATTCTTTAAAAAAGAAATAGAAGACAACGGAGACCTAAACTAAAAAACTGATTTATCTTGGTTCAGGCCTTAAGACATTTTTCTCTTCATGGAGAGAGGGGATGTCACTTACTTAACTGGTTCTTCAACTCCATTACTTCATCCACCCTGTTCTTAGCCTCAACTAACAAATCATCATTAACTTCCCCTTCAAGTTTACTTAACTCTCTTTTATAAGGACCAAGCCTTTTACCGAGATTACGAGCCTTATCGCTAGATATCTCATCTTTACCCTTAAGTTCCTGTCTATATATCATTTCAACCTTATCCAATATCCCCTGGACCTTTTCATCACCAACATCATCAACCTGGTTGTTATCTGAGATATCCAATATATCCGAGATCATTTCAGCAACCTCCCGGCCCTCATCGGTCAAACAAACCACCTTACGCCTACCCAAGACCTCTGATTTTAACAAACCAAGCTCTTCAAGCTCAGATATAGTCTTAACTATATGGGAATAACTCCCTTCAGTTCTATGCGAAACCTTCGTTGGATAAGTCTCTCCATCATGATAGACAGTTAGCAAGATCTTCACTGGAACCTCTTTGAACAAAGCACGTTTTAATTCCTGCATTAAACATTCATTTAGAGACAAAGTATAAAAAACTTGATTATAAACCCGATAAATCTATTTCTTTAAGATGAACTTACCAAGCTTGGGAGACCTAAAAAGGCTAAGAAAAAAAGTTGGGATGACACAGAGCGAACTTGCCGAACGGGCAGGAGTCTCCCAACCATTAATAGCCAGAATAGAATCACTCGACATAGACCCACGTTTCTCCACATTCAAAAAAATATACGAAACACTACAAGAAGCGGAAAAAGAAAGAATAAACGCTGGAGACGTAATGCACACACCAGTAATAACAGTAAAATGCAACCAAGAACTAAAAGACGCAATAAAAGTAATGCGAGACTCAGATTATAGCCAAATACCCGTAATAGACAGAAACGGAGTCCCAATCGGAAGCATATGCGAAACAACAATAATAAACGAACTAGACTCAACCTCACCAGAAAACATACGCGACAAAAAAGTAGAAGACGTAATGGGAAGCTGCTTCCCAACAGTCACACCAGTAACAGACCTCGAAGTCGTCATAGGAATGCTAGAATACACACCAGCAATACTAGTAACCGAAAAAGGAAAACTCAAAGGAGTAATCACAAAACACGACATCATGAAAGTAGCAGAGGAAAAATAACATGACAAAAATCCAGGTAGCAATAGACGTAACAGAACTACAAACCGCCCTAGAAATAGCAGAACAATCAATAAAAGGCGGAGCCGACTGGATAGAAGCAGGAACACCACTAATAAAAAGCCAGGGCCTCAAATCAATCCAAAAACTCAAACAAAAACACCCAGAAAAAACAGTAGTAGCAGACATGAAAACAATGGACACAGGAAGCCTAGAAGTCGAAATAGCAGCAAAAAAAGGAGCAGACATAATATCAATACTAGGATCAGCAGCAGACAAAACAATAGAAGACGCAATAAAAAAATCCAGAGAATACGGCACCAAAATAATGACAGACCTAATAAACACAAAAAACCCAGTACAAAGAGCAATAGAACTAAAAAAACTTGGAACAGACATAATACTCGTACACACAGGAATAGACCAACAAATGGCCGGATCAAACCCACTAAACACACTCCACCAAGTAACAAACCAAATAAAAAACACACCAATAGCCGTAGCAGGAGGACTCGACAAAAAAACAGCCCCAAAAGCAGCAAAAAAAGCCAACATAATAATCATAGGCGGAGCAATAACCAGATCCAACAACATACAAAAATCAACCAGAGAAATAAAAAACGCAATACAAAACACCACACAAAAAACACCACAAACCACAACCACCAAACCAAAACCAAACAAAATAACAACATGCAACCTCGCCGACGCATTAAACAACAAAGGAATAATAAACAAAATCAAACACATAAGCGGAGAAAAAACACATGGAAGAGCATTAACAGTCAAAACAATGAACGGAGATTGGTCCAAACCAGTTCAAGCAATAGACCAAGCACAAAAAGGAGACATAATCGTAATCGACGCATCAGGCGGAGACAAAGCAGTCTGGGGAGAACTCGCAACAAGATCAGCAATCAACAACCAAATCAAAGGAGTCATAATAAACGGCGGAATACGCGACATAAAAGAAATAAAACAACTAGAATTCCCAGCATGGGCCAAACACACAACACCACAAGCAGGAAAACCCAGAGGACACGGAGAAATAGGAACCAAAATCCAAATCCAAAACACAACAATAGAAACCGGCGACTACATATACGCAGACCAAAACGGAGCAATCGCAATAAAAAAACAAGAAACCAACTACATACTAAACAAAGCCAAACTAATAAAAGAAAACGAAGACAGAGTACGCAGCCAAATAAAAAAAGGAAAAACACTATCAAAAACAATCGAACTAAAAAAATGGGAAAAAAAATAAAACAACCCCAACCCAGCCAACCATCTAAAAAATATATCCTAACAACCAATAAAAAACCAATAAAAAACCACCCAAAAACACTAAACCAAACTAAAACAGACCTAAAAACAGCTAAAAACTAAAATAAACCAAAATAGTTATTTTAATTGGCTTTAAGAAGTTTATGTTGTGATATTAATGGTTGAAAGAGCAGTTATTCCAGCAGCAGGAAAAGGAACCAGATTAAAACCAATAACAGACGCTATACCCAAAGAAATGATTAGAGTAGGTAGAAAACCAACAATCGAACACGTATTAACAGTATTAAAGAAAGGCGGTATCGAAAAAGTATTGATTATAGTTGGCCGTAAAAAAAGCGCTATAATAGACTACCTAGGGTCAGGAGAGAGATTGGGAATAGACGTCTACTACAGAGTACAAGAAAAACCAAAAGGAACAGCCCACGCAATATCCCTCGCAGAAGACTTCATACAAAACGACTTCGTTATAATGTACGGAGACAACTACATAACCCCATACAACACAATGGAAGACATCATAAACTACCACGAACAAAAAAACAGCCAGGGAACACTTGTTCTAGATAAAGTCGAAGACCCCCGGAGGTTTGGAATCGTCGACATAGACCAAAAAGGAAAAGTCCACGGAATGATAGAAAAACCAACAATGGAAGAAGCAAAGCCATACAAAAGAAACGACCACTGGCTAAACATCGCAGGCCTAATGGTAATGAACCCAAAAATATTCGATTACATAAACCAAATCAACCCAGGAAAACAAGGCGAACTCTGGCTCACAGACGCTATAGAAAAAATGAGAAAAAAAGAAAACAAGCTCTATGGCTACATATTCAATGGAACAAGATACGACATAGGAACATTCGAATCACTAAAAAAAGCCGACATACAAGCACAAAAATCAAACAAATAAAAATCAACCTAAAAAAACTGAACTCCCCACCCACTTTTTTTCTCTAAAAAAACCCTATAACTCAAATTTCTGTAGAATATTTTCAATGGCAGGATTTTAAAGTTTTTATAGGACTTGATATTTTTAGATAAAATATAGGTGGAGGGCCCTTGTCTCTAGTTTTGGATTCCAAACTGTAGGGTTACCAGCAGATTCCTTCACATCTGTCGATTCTACGTCCCTCTATGCATGGGATGTTGATATCGAGGTTTTTGTATTCTCTCCAATCTGTTAATATTAGACATGCGTCTGCGTTTTTAATTGCTTTTTTTGGTGTTTTACTGTATTTTATGTTTGGAAACTTTTTTTTCATGTTTTTTGTTGCTTTTGGGTCGTGAGCAGTTATTTTGGCGTTTTTTTGTTTTAATTCTTTGATTATAGGTATCGACCTACTTTCTCTTATGTCGTCGGTTCCTGGTTTGAACGCCAGTCCTAATATCGCTATATTTTTGTTGTTTAAGTCTCCGATTTTTTGTTCTAATAAATCTATTATCTTTCTTGGTTGTTTTTGATTTATTTTTAGAACCGAGTCGAGGATTTTTGGTTCAATGTTTTCCCTTATGGCCTTTGATTTTAATGCTCGAACGTCTTTTGGGAAACAGTTGTGGACAATTAAGCCATAACTGGTTGTGAATGTATGGTTTTCAACTACCTCCATAGAGTAAACATCCATCTTTTCTTTTCTACTGTTTAATTTCGTTATACGGTCAGCCTGGCCATCTTGTCTGTTGTTGGTTTTTCCTTCCTGTTTCTCTTTAAAAATCTTTAGTCTTTCTTTACGCGATATCTTGGGGTCTTTTTTAAAGACCTTTCGGCCGACTGGATTGTTTTGCTTTTTTAACAACGGTGTTTTAAGGTTTTTTTCATTTGTTTCTATTGTGGTTTTGTTTCCAAGACTTCCAAGTAATATTATTGTCTCTTCTCCAAGCTCCAAACAATCCTGGCTGGTGATTAACTTAAGTTCGTCTTCATTCTCGGGTTTTTTGGAGAACATACCTTCTAGAAACGCTTTTTTGTTTGCATTTTTCTCTAGATATAGGGGGGTAGGTATTTTTTTACGGCTTTCAGAAACGCATAGTTCCTCTATCAAGCCAGTTAGCACCCGGTTTTCTAGAGTTAGTTTTTTTACAGAGCCTGGTGTGGTTTTATAAGGCAGTTCGAAGTTCTTAAGAATGTTCTCTATTTTATTGATTTCATTGTTGTCGGTTGATTTGAAAACAGTTTTATCCATTTCTGTAAGTTTTTTTATATCTCCAAACTGGATATAAAGACCTAATAATAGATATAGATCTTTATCAACAGTTATAGGTGATTCGATGACACTTTCGTCTACTAAATCCTTTATCCTACATTGGATATTACTTGGAATTTCACCTAATTTATTTTCCAATTCTTCGATTGAGACCCATTCATCTTCATTGGTTTTTATTTCTTTATCTATGGTTTCAGTTGGTTTAATTAAGAGATCACTGTATTTTCCTTTAACGATTTGTAGTAGATCTATAGATTCCTTTGGTTTTTCTGGGAATTCGTTTGCATAAGGTATTTTCTCATCTATAGTTAGATCTCTAGCTTTTTTTACTTCCCAGCCATCACTAATAGTTATGTAGGGATGGTCTTCGGTTGTTTCTAAAATTCTTCCGTTACTGGTTTTTA belongs to Methanonatronarchaeum sp. AMET-Sl and includes:
- a CDS encoding DUF5821 family protein, translated to MKCVEIVETMSKYFEKQTVIDFLLLNRKFEGEKYRVCNEKLIDVISIVILSAANNEEMFQDIIKWGDKNNIASPATFSRRKNFLIELGLIKEEKIKEGVGRPKLLLKIDREVFEDTFGKTFFKKEIEDNGDLN
- a CDS encoding winged helix DNA-binding protein — protein: MKILLTVYHDGETYPTKVSHRTEGSYSHIVKTISELEELGLLKSEVLGRRKVVCLTDEGREVAEMISDILDISDNNQVDDVGDEKVQGILDKVEMIYRQELKGKDEISSDKARNLGKRLGPYKRELSKLEGEVNDDLLVEAKNRVDEVMELKNQLSK
- a CDS encoding CBS domain-containing protein; protein product: MNLPSLGDLKRLRKKVGMTQSELAERAGVSQPLIARIESLDIDPRFSTFKKIYETLQEAEKERINAGDVMHTPVITVKCNQELKDAIKVMRDSDYSQIPVIDRNGVPIGSICETTIINELDSTSPENIRDKKVEDVMGSCFPTVTPVTDLEVVIGMLEYTPAILVTEKGKLKGVITKHDIMKVAEEK
- the hxlA gene encoding 3-hexulose-6-phosphate synthase, whose protein sequence is MTKIQVAIDVTELQTALEIAEQSIKGGADWIEAGTPLIKSQGLKSIQKLKQKHPEKTVVADMKTMDTGSLEVEIAAKKGADIISILGSAADKTIEDAIKKSREYGTKIMTDLINTKNPVQRAIELKKLGTDIILVHTGIDQQMAGSNPLNTLHQVTNQIKNTPIAVAGGLDKKTAPKAAKKANIIIIGGAITRSNNIQKSTREIKNAIQNTTQKTPQTTTTKPKPNKITTCNLADALNNKGIINKIKHISGEKTHGRALTVKTMNGDWSKPVQAIDQAQKGDIIVIDASGGDKAVWGELATRSAINNQIKGVIINGGIRDIKEIKQLEFPAWAKHTTPQAGKPRGHGEIGTKIQIQNTTIETGDYIYADQNGAIAIKKQETNYILNKAKLIKENEDRVRSQIKKGKTLSKTIELKKWEKK
- a CDS encoding nucleotidyltransferase family protein — translated: MVERAVIPAAGKGTRLKPITDAIPKEMIRVGRKPTIEHVLTVLKKGGIEKVLIIVGRKKSAIIDYLGSGERLGIDVYYRVQEKPKGTAHAISLAEDFIQNDFVIMYGDNYITPYNTMEDIINYHEQKNSQGTLVLDKVEDPRRFGIVDIDQKGKVHGMIEKPTMEEAKPYKRNDHWLNIAGLMVMNPKIFDYINQINPGKQGELWLTDAIEKMRKKENKLYGYIFNGTRYDIGTFESLKKADIQAQKSNK
- a CDS encoding nucleotide sugar dehydrogenase, with the protein product MKVSIIGSGYVGTTTALCLSELGHETINIDIDPEVVENLNNGFLHIHEDGLQELLDRHLGNLFQATTDYQAVKKTDITFICLPTPSNEDGSLDLSIALEGARELGKHLRDKEGHQVVVKSTVLPGSTEKIGEVVLEQSGLNSDDLLLASNPEFLREGTAVHDFMDPDRIVLGGDSKAIENLKNLYKPLIDNGVDIFKTDIKTAEMIKYVSNSLLATKISFANEIGNICKKLEIDSYEVMDGVGLDKRVERSFLDSGIGFGGSCLTPEQKVLVRVNGELKYSSINKIFEIAKDTENKLEAYSLNLDTGEHGFNKISTLTKREYEGSLIEVKTSNGRILETTEDHPYITISDGWEVKKARDLTIDEKIPYANEFPEKPKESIDLLQIVKGKYSDLLIKPTETIDKEIKTNEDEWVSIEELENKLGEIPSNIQCRIKDLVDESVIESPITVDKDLYLLLGLYIQFGDIKKLTEMDKTVFKSTDNNEINKIENILKNFELPYKTTPGSVKKLTLENRVLTGLIEELCVSESRKKIPTPLYLEKNANKKAFLEGMFSKKPENEDELKLITSQDCLELGEETIILLGSLGNKTTIETNEKNLKTPLLKKQNNPVGRKVFKKDPKISRKERLKIFKEKQEGKTNNRQDGQADRITKLNSRKEKMDVYSMEVVENHTFTTSYGLIVHNCFPKDVRALKSKAIRENIEPKILDSVLKINQKQPRKIIDLLEQKIGDLNNKNIAILGLAFKPGTDDIRESRSIPIIKELKQKNAKITAHDPKATKNMKKKFPNIKYSKTPKKAIKNADACLILTDWREYKNLDINIPCIEGRRIDRCEGICW